From Aquila chrysaetos chrysaetos chromosome 3, bAquChr1.4, whole genome shotgun sequence, the proteins below share one genomic window:
- the LOC115339316 gene encoding protein-glutamine gamma-glutamyltransferase E-like isoform X2, which translates to MAAATQPSTNWHLKENARDHHTSKFSSKELIVRRGQAFIVTFHGTEQPEQNLTFITETGPKPSKLAKTQATFGISSTVSKESWSAVLQSTSSNSVSISISSPPNAVIGRYKLSVRSTSSESSSPASLGTFVLLFNPWSSGDDVFMPNKAECDEYVLEEFGIIFAGNKNRINSFGWNFGQFQEDILNICLSMLDRSLNYRQDPATDVSHRNDPKYLGRVLSAMVNANDDQGVLLGNWSGNYDGGKSPSSWTGSGEILQNWKKSGFKPVRYGQCWVFAAVLTTVLRCLGIPTRTITNFSSAHDADGNLRVDEFYDASGNHLDRAADSIWNFHVWNESWFSRSDLGPSYSGWQVLDATPQEESGGIYQCGPASRNAIKEGDVDLDYDCPFVFAEVNADCMYWNYDPATGKKTLMFSKSTVIGQFISTKAVGRDDRVDVTNDYKYEEGSKKERDIFKKARKKLGLEDKFDPTAPTPQEIDQKPDISGKFKVAGPLEVGKDLNLILVLANLQSDAKTVHVNMTAWSTVYTRRPVHEIWKDSIPVTLSPKEEKQFPIKISYTEYQQQLTTDNTIQVTALCHVEGGIQVLVQRDITLDNPAIDIQVLGEAKVNKEVDVEVIFTNPIDMEVMDCVLQVEGNDLLRGVLEIAIPPLKASEKSSTKFKLIPFETGPKHLLVNFSCDKFADIKNFKMVNVID; encoded by the exons ATGGCtg CTGCAACGCAGCCAAGTACCAACTGGcacctgaaagaaaatgcaagagatCACCACACAAGTAAATTTTCTAGCAAAGAGTTGATTGTGAGGAGAGGACAGGCCTTCATTGTCACCTTCCATGGAACAGAACAGCCTGAGCAAAACTTAACATTCATCACAGAAACAG gTCCAAAACCTTCAAAGCTGGCTAAGACCCAGGCCACATTTGGTATCTCCAGCACAGTGAGCAAGGAGAGCTGGAGTGCAGTTCTACAGTCTACCAGTTCCAACTCTGTGAGCATCTCCATTTCCAGCCCACCTAATGCTGTCATTGGACGTTACAAGCTGAGTGTTCGAAGTACTTCAAGTGAAAGCTCCTCTCCAGCAAGTCTTGGcacttttgttttgctctttaacCCTTGGTCTTCAG GTGATGATGTGTTCATGCCTAACAAGGCTGAGTGTGATGAATATGTGCTAGAAGAGTTTGGCATCATTTTTGCGGGCAATAAAAATCGTATCAACAGCTTTGGATGGAACTTTGGCCAG TTTCAAGAAGATATTCTCAATATTTGCCTTTCCATGCTGGATCGAAGCTTAAACTATCGTCAGGATCCTGCCACAGACGTATCTCACCGGAATGACCCCAAATATCTGGGCCGCGTTCTCAGTGCAATG GTCAACGCCAATGATGACCAAGGGGTGCTGCTAGGAAACTGGAGTGGAAATTATGACGGTGGGAAAAGTCCAAGCAGCTGGACTGGAAGTGGTGAAATCctgcaaaactggaagaaatcGGGATTCAAACCTGTTAGATATGGACAATGTTGGGTTTTTGCAGCAGTATTGACTACAG TGCTTAGATGTCTGGGGATTCCCACTCGTACAATTACAAACTTCAGCTCTGCCCACGATGCAGATGGAAATCTGCGTGTGGATGAGTTTTATGATGCGTCTGGAAATCATTTGGACAGGGCAGCTGACAGTATATG GAATTTCCATGTCTGGAATGAAAGCTGGTTTTCCCGCAGTGACTTAGGCCCCTCATACAGTGGATGGCAAGTTCTGGATGCAACTCCCCAAGAGGAAAGTGGAG GAATTTATCAATGTGGTCCTGCCTCACGGAATGCCATCAAAGAAGGAGATGTAGATCTGGACTATGACTGCCCATTTGTATTTGCAGAAGTGAATGCAGACTGTATGTACTGGAATTATGACCCTgcaactggaaagaaaacattaatgttCTCTAAGTCTACTGTAATTGGCCAATTCATCAGCACAAAGGCAGTTGGTAGAGATGATCGTGTAGATGTTACCAATGATTATAAATATGAAGAAG GCtctaaaaaggaaagagatatttttaaaaaagcccgTAAGAAGCTGGGACTTGAGGATAAATTTGATCCCACAGCACCAACGCCACAAGAAATCGATCAAAAGCCTGACATCTCAGGGAAGTTCAAGGTGGCTGGCCCTTTAGAAGTTGGCAAAGATCTCAATCTAATTCTGGTTCTTGCAAACTTACAGTCTGATGCTAAGACTGTTCATGTAAATATGACTGCGTGGAGCACTGTGTACACTAGAAGACCAGTTCACGAGATCTGGAAGGACTCCATACCTGTCACTCTGTCTCCTAAGGAAG agaaacAATTTCCCATTAAGATATCATATACTGAGTATCAACAGCAGTTAACTACAGACAACACGATCCAGGTAACAGCTTTATGTCATGTAGAAGGTGGGATTCAAGTGCTAGTGCAAAGAGACATCACCCTGGACAATCCTGCCATCGACATACAG GTACTTGGTGAAGCAAAAGTGAATAAAGAAGTGGATGTGGAAGTGATATTTACCAATCCTATTGATATGGAAGTGATGGACTGTGTGCTGCAGGTAGAAGGCAATGACCTGCTCAGAGGAGTCCTTGAGATAGC CATACCACCACTGAAAGCCAGTGAGAAATCCAGTACAAAGTTTAAACTCATCCCTTTTGAGACGGGTCCCAAACATCTACTTGTTAATTTCTCCTGTGATAAATTTGCAGATATCAAGAACTTTAAGATGGTAAATGTGATTGACTAA
- the LOC115339316 gene encoding protein-glutamine gamma-glutamyltransferase E-like isoform X1 has protein sequence MGQAATQPSTNWHLKENARDHHTSKFSSKELIVRRGQAFIVTFHGTEQPEQNLTFITETGPKPSKLAKTQATFGISSTVSKESWSAVLQSTSSNSVSISISSPPNAVIGRYKLSVRSTSSESSSPASLGTFVLLFNPWSSGDDVFMPNKAECDEYVLEEFGIIFAGNKNRINSFGWNFGQFQEDILNICLSMLDRSLNYRQDPATDVSHRNDPKYLGRVLSAMVNANDDQGVLLGNWSGNYDGGKSPSSWTGSGEILQNWKKSGFKPVRYGQCWVFAAVLTTVLRCLGIPTRTITNFSSAHDADGNLRVDEFYDASGNHLDRAADSIWNFHVWNESWFSRSDLGPSYSGWQVLDATPQEESGGIYQCGPASRNAIKEGDVDLDYDCPFVFAEVNADCMYWNYDPATGKKTLMFSKSTVIGQFISTKAVGRDDRVDVTNDYKYEEGSKKERDIFKKARKKLGLEDKFDPTAPTPQEIDQKPDISGKFKVAGPLEVGKDLNLILVLANLQSDAKTVHVNMTAWSTVYTRRPVHEIWKDSIPVTLSPKEEKQFPIKISYTEYQQQLTTDNTIQVTALCHVEGGIQVLVQRDITLDNPAIDIQVLGEAKVNKEVDVEVIFTNPIDMEVMDCVLQVEGNDLLRGVLEIAIPPLKASEKSSTKFKLIPFETGPKHLLVNFSCDKFADIKNFKMVNVID, from the exons ATGGGCCAAG CTGCAACGCAGCCAAGTACCAACTGGcacctgaaagaaaatgcaagagatCACCACACAAGTAAATTTTCTAGCAAAGAGTTGATTGTGAGGAGAGGACAGGCCTTCATTGTCACCTTCCATGGAACAGAACAGCCTGAGCAAAACTTAACATTCATCACAGAAACAG gTCCAAAACCTTCAAAGCTGGCTAAGACCCAGGCCACATTTGGTATCTCCAGCACAGTGAGCAAGGAGAGCTGGAGTGCAGTTCTACAGTCTACCAGTTCCAACTCTGTGAGCATCTCCATTTCCAGCCCACCTAATGCTGTCATTGGACGTTACAAGCTGAGTGTTCGAAGTACTTCAAGTGAAAGCTCCTCTCCAGCAAGTCTTGGcacttttgttttgctctttaacCCTTGGTCTTCAG GTGATGATGTGTTCATGCCTAACAAGGCTGAGTGTGATGAATATGTGCTAGAAGAGTTTGGCATCATTTTTGCGGGCAATAAAAATCGTATCAACAGCTTTGGATGGAACTTTGGCCAG TTTCAAGAAGATATTCTCAATATTTGCCTTTCCATGCTGGATCGAAGCTTAAACTATCGTCAGGATCCTGCCACAGACGTATCTCACCGGAATGACCCCAAATATCTGGGCCGCGTTCTCAGTGCAATG GTCAACGCCAATGATGACCAAGGGGTGCTGCTAGGAAACTGGAGTGGAAATTATGACGGTGGGAAAAGTCCAAGCAGCTGGACTGGAAGTGGTGAAATCctgcaaaactggaagaaatcGGGATTCAAACCTGTTAGATATGGACAATGTTGGGTTTTTGCAGCAGTATTGACTACAG TGCTTAGATGTCTGGGGATTCCCACTCGTACAATTACAAACTTCAGCTCTGCCCACGATGCAGATGGAAATCTGCGTGTGGATGAGTTTTATGATGCGTCTGGAAATCATTTGGACAGGGCAGCTGACAGTATATG GAATTTCCATGTCTGGAATGAAAGCTGGTTTTCCCGCAGTGACTTAGGCCCCTCATACAGTGGATGGCAAGTTCTGGATGCAACTCCCCAAGAGGAAAGTGGAG GAATTTATCAATGTGGTCCTGCCTCACGGAATGCCATCAAAGAAGGAGATGTAGATCTGGACTATGACTGCCCATTTGTATTTGCAGAAGTGAATGCAGACTGTATGTACTGGAATTATGACCCTgcaactggaaagaaaacattaatgttCTCTAAGTCTACTGTAATTGGCCAATTCATCAGCACAAAGGCAGTTGGTAGAGATGATCGTGTAGATGTTACCAATGATTATAAATATGAAGAAG GCtctaaaaaggaaagagatatttttaaaaaagcccgTAAGAAGCTGGGACTTGAGGATAAATTTGATCCCACAGCACCAACGCCACAAGAAATCGATCAAAAGCCTGACATCTCAGGGAAGTTCAAGGTGGCTGGCCCTTTAGAAGTTGGCAAAGATCTCAATCTAATTCTGGTTCTTGCAAACTTACAGTCTGATGCTAAGACTGTTCATGTAAATATGACTGCGTGGAGCACTGTGTACACTAGAAGACCAGTTCACGAGATCTGGAAGGACTCCATACCTGTCACTCTGTCTCCTAAGGAAG agaaacAATTTCCCATTAAGATATCATATACTGAGTATCAACAGCAGTTAACTACAGACAACACGATCCAGGTAACAGCTTTATGTCATGTAGAAGGTGGGATTCAAGTGCTAGTGCAAAGAGACATCACCCTGGACAATCCTGCCATCGACATACAG GTACTTGGTGAAGCAAAAGTGAATAAAGAAGTGGATGTGGAAGTGATATTTACCAATCCTATTGATATGGAAGTGATGGACTGTGTGCTGCAGGTAGAAGGCAATGACCTGCTCAGAGGAGTCCTTGAGATAGC CATACCACCACTGAAAGCCAGTGAGAAATCCAGTACAAAGTTTAAACTCATCCCTTTTGAGACGGGTCCCAAACATCTACTTGTTAATTTCTCCTGTGATAAATTTGCAGATATCAAGAACTTTAAGATGGTAAATGTGATTGACTAA